The following is a genomic window from Hyperolius riggenbachi isolate aHypRig1 chromosome 4, aHypRig1.pri, whole genome shotgun sequence.
GAGGAAAGCTGGTGATACGCTGGCGTTTAACAAGAGCGTGAGCCCAGACTCGCTGGAACAACCAGACTTCTTACGTACGTTAGGCAGATCGAGGAAAGCTGGTGATACGCTGGCGTTTAACGAGAGCATGAGCCCAGACCCGCTGGAATAACTAGACTTCTTACGTACGTTAGGCAGATCGAGGAAAGCTGGTGATACGCTGGCGTTTAACAAGAGCGTGAGCCCAGACTCGCTGGAACAACCAGACTTCTTACGTACGTTAGGCAGATCAGAAAGCTGGTGATACGCTGGTGTTTAACGAGAGCTTGAGCCCAGACTCGCAGGAATAACCAGACTTCTTACGTACGTTAGGCAGATCGAGGAAAGCTGGTGATACGCTGGCGTTTAACAAGAGCGTGAGCCCAGACTCGCTGGAATAACCAGACTTCTTACGTACGTTAGGCAGATCGAGGAAAGCTGGTGATACGCTGGCGTTTAACAAGAGCGTGAGCCCAGACTCGCAGGAATAACCAGACTTCTTACCTACGTTAGGCAGATCGGGAAGCTGGTGATACGCTGGCGTTTAACGAGAGCGGGAGCCCAACCTTGCAGGAATAACCAGACTTCTTATGTACGTTAGGCAGATCGGAAAGCTGGTGATACGCTGGTGTTTAACAAGAGCGTGAACCCAGACTCGCTGGAATAACCAGACTTCTTACGTACGTTAGGCAGATCGAGGAAAGCTGGTGATACGCTGGCGTTTAACAAGAGCGTGAGCCCAGACTCGCTGGAATAACCAGACTTCTTACGTACGTTAGGCAGATCGAGGAAAGCTGGTGATACGCTGGCGTTTAACAAGAGTGTGAGCCTAGACTCGCTGGAATAACCAGACTTCTTACCTACGTTGGGCATATCGGAAAGCTGGTGATACGCTGGCGTTTAATGAGAGCGTGAGCCTAGACTCGCAGGAATAACCAGACTTCTTACGTACGTTAGGCAGATCAGAAAGCTGGTGATACGCTGGCGTTTAACAAGAGCATGAGCCCAGACTCGCAGGAATAACCAGACTTCTTACGTACGTTAGGCAGATTGGAAAGCTGGTGATACACTGGCGTTTAACGAGAGCGTGAGCCCAGACTCGCTGGAATAACCAGACTTCTTACCTACGTTAGGCAGATCGAGGAAAGCTGGTGATACGCTGGCGTTTAACGAGAGCGTGAGACCAGGCTCGCTGGAATAACCAGACTTCTTACGTACGTTAGGCAGATCGAGGAAAGCTGGTGATACGCTGGCGTTTAACAAGAGCGTGAGCCCAGACTCGCTGGAATAACCAGACTTCTTACGTACGTTAGGCAGATCGAGGAAAGCTGGTGATACGCTGGCGTTTAACGAGAGCGGGAGCCTAACCTCGCAGGAGTAACCAGACGTCTTACGTACGTTAGGCAGATCGAGGAAAACTGGTGATACGCTGGCGTTTAACGAGAGCGTGAGTCCAGACTCGCAGGAATAGCCAGACTTCTTACCTACGTTAGGCAGAGCTCGGAAAGCTGGTGATACGCTGGCGTTTAACAAGAGCGTGAGCCCAGCCTCGCAGGAATAACCAGACTTCTTACCTACGTTAGGCAGATCGGAAAGCTGGTGATACGCTGGCGTTTAACGAGAACGTGAGCCCAGACTCGCTGGAATAACCAGACTTCTTACCTACGTTAGGCAGATCGAGGAAAGCTGGTGATACGCTGGCGTTTAACGAGAGCGTGAGACCAGGCTCGCTGGAATAACCAGACTTCTTACGTACGTTAGGCAGATCGAGGAAAGCTGGTGATACGCTGGCGTTTAACAAGAGCGTGAGCCCAGACTCGCTGGAATAACCAGACTTCTTACGTACGTTAGGCAGATCGAGGAAAGCTGGTAATACGCTGGCGTTTAACAAGAGCGTGAGCCCAGACTCGCTGGAATAACCAGACTTCTTACGTACGTTAGGCAGATCGAGGAAAGCTGGTGATACGCTGGCGTTTAACAAGAGCGTGAGCTCAGACTCGCTGGAATAACCAGACTTCTTACGTATGTTAGGCAGATCGAGGAAAGCTGGTGATACGCTGGCGTTTAACAAGAGCGTGAGCCCAGACTCGCTGGAATAACCAGACTTCTTACGTACGTTAGGCAGATCGAGGAAAGCTGGTGATACGCTGGCGTTTAACGAGAGCGTGAGCCCAGACTCGCTGGAATAACTAGACTTCTTACGTACGTTAGGCAGATCGAGGAAAGCTGGTGATACGCTGGCGTTTAACAAGAGCGTGAGCCCAGACTCGCTGGAACAACCAGACTTCTTACGTACGTTAGGCAGATCGAGGAAAGCTGGTGATACGCTGGCGTTTAACGAGAGCATGAGCCCAGACCCGCTGGAATAACTAGACTTCTTACGTACGTTAGGCAGATCGAGGAAAGCTGGTGATACGCTGGCGTTTAACAAGAGCGTGAGCCCAGACTCGCTGGAACAACCAGACTTCTTACGTACGTTAGGCAGATCAGAAAGCTGGTGATACGCTGGTGTTTAACGAGAGCTTGAGCCCAGACTCGCAGGAATAACCAGACTTCTTACGTACGTTAGGCAGATCGAGGAAAGCTGGTGATACGCTGGCGTTTAACAAGAGCGTGAGCCCAGACTCGCTGGAATAACCAGACTTCTTACGTACGTTAGGCAGATCGAGGAAAGCTGGTGATACGCTGGCGTTTAACAAGAGCGTGAGCCCAGACTCGCAGGAATAACCAGACTTCTTACCTACGTTAGGCAGATCGGGAAGCTGGTGATACGCTGGCGTTTAACGAGAGCGGGAGCCCAACCTTGCAGGAATAACCAGACTTCTTATGTACGTTAGGCAGATCGGAAAGCTGGTGATACGCTGGTGTTTAACAAGAGCGTGAACCCAGACTCGCTGGAATAACCAGACTTCTTACGTACGTTAGGCAGATCGAGGAAAGCTGGTGATACGCTGGCGTTTAACAAGAGCGTGAGCCCAGACTCGCTGGAATAACCAGACTTCTTACGTACGTTTGGCAGATCGAGGAAAGCTGGTGATACGCTGGCGTTTAACAAGAGTGTGAGCCTAGACTCGCTGGAATAACCAGACTTCTTACCTACGTTGGGCATATCGGAAAGCTGGTGATACGCTGGCGTTTAATGAGAGCGTGAGCCTAGACTCGCAGGAATAACCAGACTTCTTACGTACGTTAGGCAGATCAGAAAGCTGGTGATACGCTGGCGTTTAACAAGAGCATGAGCCCAGACTCGCAGGAATAACCAGACTTCTTACGTACGTTAGGCAGATTGGAAAGCTGGTGATACACTGGCGTTTAACGAGAGCGTGAGCCCAGACTCGCTGGAATAACCAGACTTCTTACGTACGTTAGGCAGATCGGAAAGCTGGTGATACGCTGGCGTTTAACGAGAGCGTGAGCCCAGACTCGCTGGAATAACCAGACTTCTTACGTACGTTAGGCAGATCGGAAAGCTGGTGATACGCTGGCGTTTAACGAGAGCGTGAGCCCAGACTCGCTGGAATAACCAGACTTCTTACGTACGTTAGGCAGATCGGAAAGCTGGTGATACGCTGGCGTTTAACGAGAGCGTGATCCCAGACTCGCTGGAATAACCAGACTTCTTACGTACGTTAGGCAGATCGGAAAGCTGGTGATACGCTGGCGTTTAACGAGAGCGTGAGCCCAGACTCGCTGGAATAACCAGACTTCTTACGTACGTTAGGCAGATCGGAAAGCTGGTGATACGCTGGCGTTTAACGAGAGCGTGAGCCCAGACTCGCAGGAATAACCAGACTTCTTACCTACGTTAGGCAGATCGAGGAAAAgataaaaatgtgctgaaaaatcattgttccatatttatttatttgtctgtaatgtctgaatcacaccaggaacaagcatgccatTAGTGTGGTCAGACTTTAGGGTGTGCACACAAGTCCAATTTTGGTTGGCCAATGATAGGTTTGCAGTTGGACCCCATTAATGATCTCACATCCTGTATGAACAGTGCTCAACTCTATACCTCGCCCCCTCCTCTTTCCTGTCCCGTCTGCTTCTCTTCCCCGCTGCATCCTCTCCTCTTCTCCACCCCATCCCCTCCTCTTCCCCgccccattccctcctcttccccaccccatTCCCGCCTCTTACCTGTCCCGTCCCCTCCCCTTACCTGtctcgtcccctcctcctcccctgcccCATCCTCTCCTCTTACCTGTCCCGTCTCCTCCTCCCTTGCCCCATCctctcctcttctccctcccatcctctcctcttcccccgccCTATGCCCTCCTCTTCCCcgtcccattccctcctcttccccgcccgatcccctcctcttcctctgccctaTGCCCTTTTCTTCTCCATCCCCTCCTCTTCCCCAGCCCTATTCATTCCTCTCAGTTGTTCAGGGATTTGGGAGATTGATGATCCTGACACTCCCTGGTATATCTCTAGAGGTAGCACTGGTTGGGGACCTGACTCAGGGAGGACGGCTCCGGTCACTGAGCTCAGTTCTTGCTGACATTTCTCTGTCTTCTCCCGCAGATAGTGCAGTGTTCAATCCGGAACTTGCCTTGTGGATCAAGCAGGAAGATGCGATTAGACTGGAGCAGCCCTCCTGCTCTTCATCAGAGAAAGATGACAGACCGCCACCGACTGGGGAAGGTGAGTGACTGCAAAATGTGACCAGCCTCAGAGTGCTGCCTTACTGACTCGCCTGAGGCCAGAgattggggggaggggtgttgaTAGGACTGGCCATCGGTTATCTGTTAACTGGTCAATTTACCCAGCTGCTGGTTAATTGATTGGCAGTACCGGGGGTCAGAGTATTCCCTCCTGCACATTTGTACATTTGATTGGGGAGGTGTCTGTGTAGATTAATAAGAAGACTAGAGAGATCTGGTCTCAGGACAGATCCTTGTGGCACACACCACAAATTAATGGCAGTGCATTATAGGGGTATTTACGACTTATGGCCTTGGTATTGGTTGCCCACCACTATTAATAAAAAGACTTACAAAAGGTCTGGTGTCTGGACAGATCCTCGTGAAGACACAACACCACAAACTAATAGCAGTGTCTAATGTTTCATGGCTCTGGTGTTGGTTCCACAGCACCATTAATGAGAAGACTTGGAAAGGTCTGGCCTGAAGACCGATCCTTGTGGCACCACTGCAGACTTCTTTACATTATTAATATTTTCTGTTTCCAAGTTTTCATAGTATCCATTTTATATTCCATTATGGCTATCTTGTTGTTATACAGAGGAGAACACTTACCAAGCAAGGCAGGGGTAGGCTCAACAGCTTACATTTTGTGGTACCACTTGTGTTGTACCGCACAAAACCTTACGACCATTGATTCCCGTTCTTTACGCTACCCACTTGATGAAGATTGACCACCATGCTCGAATGTACTTTTCATTGATGGCATGTCTGAAATCAATTGGGATTTTATCGCTCGGTTTTGTTGGGATCAGTAGATGACCTGCAAATTTGAGCTGAGTGACCAAATTTGCTAGAAATGTCCATCACAGTGCATGCCGATGGCTACAAGCCCTTACCACCTTATAACAGCCAATTCTACAAAATGTGGTACCTCTCTGCAGACATATTGGGTCAGTGGCCATTTCCCAAAGATGTGGTGGCTTGTGGTCTGTCTAATTTTAGATCCTACGACCCAATGATGAGGGATATGGAAACAGATTAAGAGATCTTTTGGAAGCCCAGTCAGTTCCGCCAAGAATGACATTCATAAATGTTCTTTCTCAGATGTTGACATGTTCTTGATGGGCAAACATTCTCGTAATGCTATCATCACTTATGGACTGTTAGTTGTCGAGATTTAGCTTGTCTTACTTACTGCTTCTGCTCGACTACGGAATACAGATCTGTAACAAACTTCTGAGCTGTGAATAGTATTATGCTACAACTTTGGGGCAACGTGGTTGAACTGATTTTTGTAGAATTGGGTTCCAGTTCGTCTTCAGTTGTAGGTCACTTTCAGAGATAGTCAAGTTCTGAGGAATTGTGGATTTCTGGCTTGCCTACAGTTTGAGTTCGGATCCATCGTTGGCTCATCTTCAGCCCTAGATCTGTAACTTGTGTCCATTCTACGAATCATGTGACAGGATGTGATAAACTCAGACCTGACAGCCCTTGCCAACGTTATTGAGTTGTGTCTTTGTAGAGCTATAAGGTTCTTGCTTGTTTCCAGctttggattggatacagctttgGCTCACCTTCAGCGCACAGACCTGTAACCTGGTTCCTTCCTGTCCCTTCCAGCACCAAGCCGGCCAAACTGCAGTGGAGGGACGTGGCAGCTACGGACCAGAAGCCTTCCAGAGATTTCCCAAGACAAACCAACCGTTCACAGACGCAACGGACTAAAGCTGCGAGACAAGATCCTGGTGCTTTGTGCCTATGAGAACAAGAAGTCTGTGGGAGCTTTGGCCACACAATTTGGAGTCAGCCGTGCCCAGATTGTTCAGATCCTAAAGCGCCGTGAAGAACTGCTAGATGCTTTGCAGAACAACGTTAATGGAGACCGCATTcggcggaggaggaggacgacaaatgaccgtgtaaatgAGGCTGTGTGGGAGTGGCTTCGTTCAGTTCGCGGCGCTGACGTCACCCTATCTGGCCGGATAATCCGGGAAAAAGCATTACAGATCGCCCAAGGAATGGACATCCAAAATTTCAAGGCCTCCAATGGATGGCTGGACAGTTTCAAGAAAGCCCACAACATCCAACTTGGCTCTCCTGCATGCCCAACGCTGGCATTTGGGGAGGACCAGGTGGACGAGTGGCTCTGAGGCCTTACTGTAGCAAACACTTTGCCACCAACCACCTGCTAGAGGCCTCAGTGTTCTGATAGGAAGAGCGCTCTTCTGGTGAAGGACATTTGACTATCAGTATGTCGATTGTTGGATTTATTTAATTTACTGTTGAAGTGTCTGTTTTTTGTGGTCATTTGTTCACTGTAACAAAATGCTGTGGAATTTGGAATGGATCTCATCTTATGTGGAACATGTTTGGTCTCTCATCTGTTGGCTGAAAGGAGTGTAAAGGTCCCCTGTATCTTGGCTTCTGTTGTCCGGAAGTATTGAGTTATGAGGTGAGAGCCAAGTTCTGGACTTTGTTTCTGGGGATCATCTCAATGGAGCACATGACATAAAGGTGATCTCCCCAGGCtcttaattttggtgagcacccgactGTCATTCGCTCGCCTCCTCATCATCCTTGTAGGCTGTAAGCTGAGTTGTGCCGGACCTGCATTCCCCCAtctccacccacccggctactttttcatgccacccagcgggAAAACacgtctggggagaacactggcctcACCATTTCTTGCCCGGCCCAACTATCCAGAAGGGGTTGTCTGCAGATGAAAGGGCTTCATTGCCTGTTCACTTGTTGCTGATCTCACTGACCAGAATAACACTTGTATGGCTCTACAAGAGCTTTCTACTCACGTAACAGAGTTTTCATTCCAAGTAGTAATTTACCTGGAGAATTTCTTGGCCTCTTCCAGCAGAGAACCCAGCTGCAGCTGCCTAACATCCCGAGTAGAGCCTGATACacgcatccaattttaattgggcAATTCTACCACTTCCATGTACTTTGATAGCTCATCTACACCATCTGTTtattgtattcaaaatctgttggcctccATGCTGCAtggaaattggtcagtgattggccattcaaaattggatgtgtgaacCAGGCTTTGCCTTTCGATGTAAAGCAATGGGCGTTAGGGCTGTGGGCTTTGCTTCAGGGCTGGATTTTATGATGCTTCATCATTCAAAATGGACTTCAAGATCAGTTCCCCTGACAAAGACAATCCCACACGTATCGTTTTAGTTTTCCCATCTGACGTTGTTGTTTTGAGACACCTTCCCATTGTTGGCTTCTATCAGGAAGAGCTGTGAATGTAACAGAGCTGAATGCTGGAACTTCCATGTCCCTCTAGAACTTGTTCCTGTAAGCCTGGAGGCTGAAATATCCCTTCACTGTGTGAAAACAAGTCTGATATAACCTGACAACCCTAATGCCCGGTAATCGCCATGCAATTTTCTCATCAGGTCGATGTTCTGATAGTTTCCAGCGTGTCCAATCTGCTTCTGATTGAGAGAGGGGTCGATTTTTTGCAGCACTGATCTCAAAATACATCTCTTTTTCAATCGGAACGAACATGCTGACTTATAGAACACTGGGAAATCTCCCATCGATTCCACGGgacaattgcatggtgtgtaccaggcataagggttGCGAACACACATGCAAATTTTGACTGGCCAGTGATAGTGGATTAGACCAGGTGTGGAAATGAGTAGCAAGGGCTCCCGCTCCGAGCAGCTACTTCCTCCAGACTTCAGTGATGGAACTGGTGATGTCAAGGCGACACACAAGGGgggggagagtaagggaggaggaTTATAGTGCCCCCCGGCACGGATTGGTGCTGGCAGATTAAGGTGAGAGAGGCAGCAATTAGAACTGTCTCCCTCACCTCTGTCACTAGTTTCATTAGGTTGACCGAGTGACGAGACTGCTTCAAGCCCACACTgaaccttaaaggagtactgtagggggaaaatgagttgaacttaccctgggcttctaatggtcccccgcagacctcctgtgcccgtgcagtcactcaccgatgctccgcccccccgcagacatcctgtgcccgcgcagtcactcaccgatgctccggcccagcctccggttcacttctggaatttcagactttaaagtcagaaaaccactgcgcctgcattgccgtgtcctcgctcccactgacatcaccaggagtgtatagcacaagcccagtatggtctgtgcctgcgcagtacactcctggtgacatcaggggaagcgaggacacggcaacgcaggcgcagtggttttctgactttaaagtctgaaattccagaagtgaaccggaggcggggccggagcatcggtgagtgactgcgcgggcacaggatgtctgcagggggcggagcatcggtgagtgactgcgcgggcacaggatgtctgcagggggcggagcatcggtgagtggctgcgcgggtacaggatgcctgcgggggacagtttgaagccccgggtaacttcaactcttttcccccctacccccctacagtgttcctttaaaaggGGACACATGAAGTGTTTTTATtgtcttcctttttttatttttgttgacTTATTTGTTAATGTGTTGTATTATTTTCATCAGTATTTGTATTAAAGTTGTATTTATTCAAATAAACAGTTTAATCCGGTTCACAATGACACGCTCAGCTTTCCTCATAAGGTAGCACAGAGGTTTCCACCACATAATAAAGTGAGCAGGACTTCAAGGGGAGGGGCGCATCCCTCTAACGTGAGCAGTTCtgcagtgcatgtgtgtgtggcaCTCGCTGTAAATGCGGTCATGGcagtgaccggggggggggggcaggaagtggTCCAGCGGATAGGTGACAATTTACACTGCACATGGGGGGGGGCACTTTACACTTAGGGGGCGactaggcaggcagcagaggcgcCGATCCCAGGTAGATGTCATGTGGAAATCTGTCTGAAATTGGCcttcagtgtatgggcagccagcaGATTTTTTCTCAGATCAGATTGAGACCTGTCTCATTGTCGATCTGGCCAAATACAGCTAAGTCCCCGATATCCGGAACCAGCGGAAATTGCCTGGTGCCGAATACATGATGTGCATGTCAGTCGCTTGAGCAACCAGCCGACAaagctctaacctcccctttgtgCAAAATAAAATACTCACCGAGTGTCCAGCGTCGTCTTCTAACCCAGCGCCAGGTCACGTGTGTCACGTCTTCTAACcctcctgtagctcctagtggctttccgaGATCCTCCGAGCATGGACCCCtccggtgtgtcacctgacctgcgccAGGTCACGTGTGTCACGTCTTCTAACcctcctgtagctcctagtggctttccaaGGTCCTCCCAGCATGGACCCtgcggtgtgtcacctgacctgcgtcGGGTCACGTGTGTCACGTCTTCTAACcctcctgtagctcctagtggctttcagAGGTCCTCCGAGCATGGACCCCtccggtgtgtcacctgacctgcgccGGGTCACATGTGTCACGTTTTCTAACcctcctgtagctcctagtggcttttCGAGGTCCTCCGAGCATGGACCCCTCCGGTGTGTCTCCTGACCAGCGCCAGGTCACGTGTGTCACGTCTTCTAACcctcctgtagctcctagtggctttccgaGGTCCTCCGAGCATGGACCCCTCCGGTATGTCACCTGACCTGCGCCAGGTCACGTGTGTCACGTCTTCTAACcctcctgtagctcctagtggctttccaaGGTCCTCCCAGCATGGACCCCtccagtgtgtcacctgacctgcgccGTGTGTCACGTCTTCTAACcctcctgtagctcctagtggcttttCCCGAGGTCCTCCGAGCATGGATGCCTCCGGTGTGTCATCTGACCTGCGCCAGGTCACGTGTGTCAcgtcttctaaccttcctgtagctcctagtggctttccgaGGTCCTCCCAGCATGGACCCCtccagtgtgtcacctgacctgcgccGTGTGTCACGTCTTCTAACcctcctgtagctcctagtggcttttCCCGAGGTCCTCCGAGCATGAATGCCTCCGGTGTGTCATCTGACCTGCGCCAGGTCACGTGTGTCAcgtcttctaaccttcctgtagctcctagtggctttccgaGGTCCTCCGAGCATGGATCCCtccagtgtgtcacctgacctgcgccGGGTCACGTGTGTCACGTCTTctagccttcctgtagctcctagtggctttccgaGGTCCTCCGAGCATGGACCCCTCCGGTGTGTCACCTGGCCTGCGCCGGGTCACGTGTGTCACGTCTTCTAACcctcctgtagctcctagtggctttccgtGGTCCTCCCAGCATGGATGCCtctggtgtgtcacctgacctgcgccGGGTCACGTGTGTCACGTCTTCTAACCCCcctgtagctcctagtggctttccaaGGTCCTCCGAGCATGGACCCCTCCGGTGTGTCACCTGAACTG
Proteins encoded in this region:
- the LOC137571126 gene encoding uncharacterized protein isoform X2 yields the protein MEEIRDPGTVTFNDVAICFSQRDWERLASWQKKLYRNIMREIHGALTELGYEIANPEILVRIQQPEKAYFSPDTSQQEIDAGVWPLHSDRLEDNMADTSDRMSALPSVKPDILLRVKMDDVRRENSSQTSAAAKMEEESEDSNSAVFNPELALWIKQEDAIRLEQPSCSSSEKDDRPPPTGEAPSRPNCSGGTWQLRTRSLPEISQDKPTVHRRNGLKLRDKILVLCAYENKKSVGALATQFGVSRAQIVQILKRREELLDALQNNVNGDRIRRRRRTTNDRVNEAVWEWLRSVRGADVTLSGRIIREKALQIAQGMDIQNFKASNGWLDSFKKAHNIQLGSPACPTLAFGEDQVDEWL